The genomic DNA TAAGAACTCAGGTTTATAAACCACTTCTTTTTCGCGTTGCTCATCGCAGTATCTATAGGGATCATCAAACAAGCCCAGTTTATATTTTGTTAGCAGAATTCTTCGGCAAGCATCATTAATCAATGCTTCATCTACGTTTCCTTCATTCACTAATTCTTCTAAATAGAGACGATTTGCACTGCTCATCATATCCATATCGATGCCCGCATCTATAGCTAATTTTGTGGCATGTTTTTCATCTTCTGCAAATCCATGAGGCACTAATTCGTTAATAGCCGTATAATCGGTAACTACAAAACCACTAAAATTCCATTCCTCTCTTAAAATATCTCTAAAAATAAATTTATTTCCTGTTGCTGGCACACCATTAACTTCATTAAAAGCCGTCATAAATGTTTCTACACCTGCCTCTACAGTTGCTTTAAAAGGTGGTAAGTATACATTTCTAAGTTCGTCCTCGCCCATATTTACTGTATGGTAATCACGACCAGCCTGTGCAGCACCATAGCCCACAAAATGTTTTGCGCAAGCAAGTATCGTATTATGTTTGGATAAATCCTCTCCTTGAAACCCTTTTACATATGCTTTTGCAATTTCACTACCTAAATAAACGTCTTCACCAGCACCTTCTGAGATACGTCCCCAACGTGGGTCTCTCCCTATATCTACCATGGGGGCAAAGGTCCAATGTATGCCTTCTGCCGAGGCTTCCTCGGCTGCAATGCGCGACCCTTTTTCTATATCGTCTAGATCCCAACTTGCTGCTAATCCTAAATTAATCGGGAAAATGGTTCTAAAACCATGAATAACATCATAGCCAAACAACAACGGGATACCTAACCTTGTTTCTTCTACCGCCAGTTTTTGCAAATCTCTAGTTCCTTTAGCTGAATATACATTCAGCATGGCACCAACATTGCCTTCTTTTATGTATTTTTTATTATTGGAACTCACTGTTGGGCCCGTAACCGTCCAACCGCCACTATACATGACGGTTTGACCAATTTTTTCCTGTAAAGTCATTAGACTCATCAAGGAATCGACTTTAATGTCGAACGGTGTTACATTAGAAACCTTGCTAACGACATTTTTAGAGTCGGTACGACAACTAAAAACGGTCATTATGAGTAAAAAAATGTAAGCTTTGGTTAGAGTATTAATCATTTTTTTAGTGTTTATTTTATATAATTATCAAAATAATAATTTGAATTCAACAATAGACAGGCTTTGGAAATCGACATCATAACGTATTGAATTCATTTATTTTTCATTTCCTTTAGTAATTAAATCCTAATTTATCCAGTCCTTTTTTAACATCTTCATTTTGCATAAATAGGTTCCATAACAACCCTGTTCTATGATTTTCAATCATAATAATTTGGGGTCCCTGATCTATAGCAAGGTAAGCTTCGGTGACCCAAAAATTATAATGCGGACTAAAGGCATCGTAAAATCCTGCCGGTCCTAATAATTTATCTTTATTTTGATATAAATAATGCATCACTTTAAGAGATTCCGTAGGTGTGTAGGGTATAGAACAAATGGCTGCTGTTGGAGATACTACCCCTTTGTCGTTTGAAGGACTATGTGCAGAATACCCTCTGGAACCGTCTGTATTTCTTGAGTAACTTGCTGTTAAGCCCCAGCAGTCTTCGCCATAATCTATATAATTTTTCGGATTGGCTATACAATATTGACGATTAATCTTAGTATGGTTGACTACCAAATTCCAATAATTCCCATATTGATCGGTTAAGTTTCTAGGATTTAATCCTAAGAATGAATAATGACTAAAAAACAAAGGCCCTCCAAAATTGGAGCCACCAGAATGTCTTAACACCAATGGAAAACCATACTGTGAAGTTGAGGAAGTAATCGCCCCATTTTTAGCCCAACCTTTTTCGTAATCTGTTTTATCAATTGTATAATCTGGTGAAGCGGCGGCTAAAATATAAGTGATTAAAACTTCATTATAGCCTGTTAGCTTCAAGTTGATATCGAAACCATAATTAGGACTCCAGTGCCAGTATAAGACCTCTTGGTTTTGGGTATACCAATTCCATTCTACACCCTTCCATAATTCATCTGCTTGTTCTGCCAAAGCTTTTTCTGTATCTGAACCATTTTTGAAATATTCTTTGATACAAATGAGTCCTTGTACCAAAAATGCAGTTTCTACCAAATCACCCCCATTATCCTTTGTGCTAAAGGGTAATGCATTACCTGAGTTACCATCTATCCAATGTGACCATGCGCCGTGAAAACGATCTGCGTTTTTTAAAAATGTTAATATTTTACTTAATCTGGAAATACCTTGTTCTCTTGTAATAAAATCGCGCTCTATACCTACCAGAATACTCATGAGTCCAAAACCAGTACCACCTGTTGTGACTACATTTTGATTGAGTGTCGGATTATCTGGATGATATCTTTCTTTTGCAGCACCAGAACTTGAGTGTGCAAAATCCCAGAAGTATTTAAAGGTTTCTTTTTGGGTTAGATCCATCATGTCTTCATCACTTAATGGTACTACTCCAGTAGGATCATCATCTGACCCTGGAATATAAGGTTCCTGATACCCCGGACCATTATCTTTCCCACAAGAAAAACATACAACACACAATAATATCAATGAATATCGAAGCATAGAAATTTATTCGTCTTTTTTGTGTGTGAATCCTAATTTATCCAGCCCTTTTTGGATGTCTTTATTTGCCATAAAGAAGTTCCACAACATCCCGGAACGATAATTTTCAATCATTACAGGAATAGGTCCCTGGTCTATAGCTAAATATCTTGGCGTATACCAATTATGTTCAAAACTAAAGGCATCGTAAGGCCCATATTTCCCTATGAGACTATCATGGTCTTTATATAACTTTTTTAACATTTGCATGCTCTCTTTTGGCGTATATGGAAATGAGGACAGTGCTGCCGTTGGTGCAATCACACCTAGATCTTTATCTGGCCTATGTCCTTTATAACCTTTTACGGAATAACTTGATGTCAAACCCCAGATACTATCTCCATAACCTTTATAATTTTTTGGATTAGCTACTGCATGCTTGTAATGAATTTTGGCTTGATTTTGAACGAGTTTCCAATAATCCGCATAGGTATCTGATAATCCTTTTGGATTTAATCCGGTATAGGAATAATGTGCCCAAAACATAGGACCTACAGGAGATTTATCATGTTCGTAATAATCAAGAATTAAATCTTCCCCATAATATGTTTCATTAGAAACAATATCTCCATTTCTAGCCCAACCTTTATGATACACTGATTCATTTACAGCATGTGTAGGTGATGAGGCTGCTAAAACATACATAATTAGACATTCATTATATCCCCCAACCGGAAAATCCATATCCCAGTTGTATTCTGGTGACCAATGCCAATACAATACATCTTCGCCTTTGGTATACCAATCCCATTCTACGTCATGCCAAAGTTTATCTATTTTTTCTACTAATTTTTGTTCCTCTTCATTACCACCTTTAAAATATTCGGCAACTGTTAACATACCTTGAACTAAAAATGCAGTTTCTACCAAATCTCCGCCATTATCTTTTTTGCTAAAGGGCATCATTTTACCTGTTTGCCCATCCAACCAATGTGGCCATGCTCCATGATACCTATCTGCTTTTTCAAGAAAATTAATCATTTTAACAAAACGCCCTAACGCCTGCTCTCTGGTTATAAATCCGCGTTTCACCCCTACCAAAATAGCCATCATTCCAAAACCAGTACCTCCTATGGTAACGGTATGTTTTGGTGATGTAGGGTAAATATCGTCCATATGTAAACGTTCTGGGGCAAGACCTGAGTTAGGTTCTGCGCCGTCCCAAAAATAATTGAAAGTTTGTTTTTGAATGGTATCCAACAACGCTTCATCATCTAAAATGATCGTTGTGTTTTTGGAGTTGATAGTATTGTCATTATTCTTTCCATCGTTCTTACAATTGAAAAAAATAGTCAAGACAATTAATAATGTAAATAATTCATGCTTCATAAAAGTATGTATGATAAATTAATTGAGGATATCTAAAAAGTGTCATTCAGAATGAAATGAAGAATCTCTTATGATTTATATGCTTCAATTTACAGAACAATAAGATTCTTCGCTATTATGCTCTGAATGACAAAATAAATTACTTTTTAGATACCCTCAATTCTACTAATTAAACTTAAACAACATAAGTCTTAATTACCCATAATGGTTTGAATTTCTGATTGAGACAAGGCTTTGTCATACAAGCGTAATTCATCCATTAAACTTAGATCTGACCAGTGATTCCATTGTGTGAAATTTGGTGCTCCAGACATGACAGACAATATATCTACACCTGTCCAATCTACTGGTGAAGCTAAAGCATTTTCAGCAACAACTTCTCCGTCTATATAAACTGTTGCCTTGTCACTGGCAATAGTAAACGCTAAATGAATCCATTTATCTACAGAGGGGTCAACATCTGCAGTCGCGCCACCATCAACCCATTGATTTGCTGAACCTAGACCTACATTGAGTTTAAAACGTTGCATACCGCCTGCATCTTCCCTGAAAAAACTAAATCCTTTTGTTAAATCATTTTTAGTGCCTCCATCTGTCATTGGTGATCTCATAGCTAATATACCAGCTCTGTTCGGATCGTTATTCACCTTATACCAACATGTGGCACTAAACTCGTTAGTCGTTAATGCGCCTCTTTCGTCTGTAGGAAACGTTAAATAAGAATCTGTTGCACCAGCATACGCATCTGTACCTTCAACACTCTCACCTGCAAAACCTGGCGTGCCCACTTTAGCTGCTTCAAGGTCTCTGAACAGTTCATTGTAGTTGCCATCAAAAGGCATATAAAACATCTCTCCAGCATAAGTTGGTGTGTAGCCTGAAACAAATTCACCTGAATCATCTGCCATAATTTGCAGTATTTCCTGCTGAGAAATCGCGCGATCAAAAATCCTGAATTCATCCAACAAACTTTGATCTGACCAGTGATTCCATTGTGTGAAATTAGGTGCTCCGGACATAATTGAGAGGATGTTACAATCCGTCCAATCGATACCATCATGTGGACCTGTTTTCACTACCTGACCATCGATATAAACCGTGGCTTCATTTCCAGCAATGGTAAATGCAAAATTAACCCACTTATCAGCAGTTGGATCTACATCGGCTGCCGTATTCCCATCAAACCAATGATTCTTTTCTCCGGATCCTACATTTAATTTAAAGCGCTGATTGCCTGCTACATCTTCCCTAAAAAAAGTAAAGCCTTTCTTTAAATCATGTTTTCCATCTACCATAGGAGACCGCAGTGTTACGACACCTGCTCTTTTTACCCCATTCTTATTTGGAGCATCATTTACTTTCATCCAAAAAATGGCACTGAATTCGTTATTTTTAAAACGATCTGCTGGAAATGTTAAATACGATTCCTGAGCTCCCATATAAGAGCTTGCTCCGTTTAAATTATCGTCATTAAACCCTGGAGTTCCTTCTACTGCTGCCTTTTCAAGGCTTACTAAATCTGTATAATCTCCATCAAAGGCTATATATAAAATTTCGTTTGGATATTTTGGGATGTAAGCAGGTTCTTTAGTAAAATTTATCGTTTCAATAGTCGTTTTATCGCTAATATCCGTAGCAACAACCTTAAGTTCATGGTCTCCATCCGCAATCTGATCATAGATCAAATTATCAACAACTAATCGACGATAATCAATGAAAGAATCAAAATTATTCAATTGTACATTGTCAATTGAGACTGCTACAGATTTTAATTCAATGTCATCAGCCGCTTCAAACTTAATATCAACACTGGCAAATACTTCATTAACCTTTAAAGTAAGGCCTTCAGTTGGAGATGTTATTGAAATAACTGGTGCTCCTGCATCTGGGCCTGGGTCTACTGCTGTTATTGAGTCGATACCGTTATCACAAGAAAATACCAGTAATATCAATAACAACGCAAGAATACTATTTATAATTTTTTTCATTTTCTGTTGTTTTTTATTAGAATTAGTTAGTCAATCAAATCACCCAGTATTGGGAACTCGTCTATTTGATCTTGATGATAGGTTACAAATTTTTTATCGGCAGTAAACGTTCTACCTTCATAACTCAACTCATTATAGCGTTCTAATCTCACCATATCAAAAAATCGTTTGCCCCACTCCATAGCAAGTTCAGCATATTTTTCATCAACAAGCTGATCTAAGTTAACACCACTAAGCGGTGTGAGCCCAGCTCTTTCTCTAACCATATTTACTGCCTGATCTGCTGTCATAGCAGAATTAGAAGCTCCTTGAATTAAGGCTTCAGCATACATTAAAAGTGTTTCGGCATAACGGAATATGATATAATTCTTATTGCTACCGTAGGCTCTACGCTCACCGATAAGCTGATTGGTTGGCATGTAGTGTTTACCACTTGAAAAGATAGCTCTTTCACTATCATTCAGTTGATCGCCATCCCTGGTTGTGTTAGATACAAAGTTTGGCAGTGTTGCTGACGTATAAGTCGTCGTTGCAATAATACTATCAATACCTTTTTGAGTGAACAACACTGAAGTTTCCAAACGTTCATCTTCTCCTCTATCCAACATAAACTCAATATACTTCATACTTGGCTCAAAAAAGCCCCATCCTCCACTAGCACCGTCAACAGCTGGCGTCCAGCCTTGAGGGCCGTAAGGCGCATAAAGGTGGCTTACATTTTCGCCTGTACCTTGACCAAAATCAGAGAATTGCATTTCGAAAAGGCTTTCATCACTCAATTTCCCTGGAGTTTTAAAAAGCTCGTAAAAGTCTGGGTATAAACTAAATTTCCCTGAACTAATTATCTGACCTGTGGCATCGGCTACCGCCTGATAGTTTTTAAGTTCTTGATTTGCAGAAGCTTTAATCATTAACGCTGTGTATTTAGTGACACCTCCTGGTAAGTCTGTGCGTTCATTTGGGCGCATGTCCAATAAAAAAGGAATTGCCTCATCCATTTGATCTGAGATATGCTGCATAACTTCATCTTTACTAGGCACTGAAGTGACATTAGCAAAATCATTAAGATTGGAAGATTCTGGTATGAAGACTGCACCGTAAACTTGTGAAAGTTGTAAAAGCAGTATAGATCGAAGTACTTTTGCTTCTGCTATATACTGTTCTCCTAGTGCAACACCTTCATCGTCTGCTAATTCCATATACCTGCTAATTTGTTCCATTGCTGTATGTGCAGTAATTATGGTCCCATAATAGCCTTCCCATAATGTTCTTGAACCAAAAAACGAGTTGTCATATACATAACGGTCTTGGTTTTTAAGCCCCTGCTGGTCTCCAGCTGCATTTACATCATCTCCCCTAGTGGAAATAACCAAAGGTCTTTCCCAGTTTCTATATGAAACTTCGGCATAAACGCCTATGAGAGAAAAAACCATCTCATCGGTTTTAGAAAAATCTGTTCCACCTGCAAAATTGTTGTTAAGTTCTGGTTGATTCAATTCGTTTGAACAGCCTGTAAGCATAACACACAACAAGATTATTAGCGCAGACAGTTTGTTTATTTTTATTTGTATCATAGCTATTATTTTTAAATTTTAATATTTACACCTAACGTATATACGCCAGGGATAGGATAGGTTTGTTGGTCTCTACCATTTGCAACTTCTGGGTTAAACCCATTGTATTTAAATAGTGTCAATGGTCGTTCTGCTGTAATATAAAATCTAATATTTGGATTGAATTTCCCCTTTAATCTTGGTAGTGTATATCCTAATGTTACGTTTTGTAATCGCACAAAATCACCATCTTCTATAAAGAAGCTATTAAGAAATTGATTGCTCCATGGATTTCTTATACCTCTTGCAGATGGGTAGGTATTTGATGTCCCTTCACCACGCCAACGATTAATTGCAAAATCCCTATCTATATTTGGGTCTGGTGATTGTCTGATTGAAAAGCGTTTTATATTTGCTATCACATTACCTCCTTGCCCAATAATATTTAAAGAAAAGTCAAAAGCCTTATAATTAAGTCCAAAGTTAAACCCGAAAGAATAAGAGGGTAAAAATGAGCCTAAATCTACGCGGTCTTGTGCATCAATCTCCATATCACCGCTATGATCAACAAATCTAAAATCTCCGGGTTCAACCGTTAAGCCATTTCCTCTTGCTGTTACAGCTGCAGGATCTGCCAGAATTTCATCTTCGGTTTGATACACGCCGGCAACCTCAAGTCCGAAAAAAGAATTTATGGAACCTCCAACAACAGACCTTTGGGCTACGTCGCCCCCAGAGGTTAAGTTTTCCTGTCCTGCTAAATCCAATATTTCATTTTTCAAGGTAGAAAAGTTTCCTCCAATACTATAGCTAAAGTCATCTGAAACACGTTTAGTCCAATTTACAACCAACTCAAGTCCTGAGTTTCTTATCACTCCAACATTTTGCCTGGTTTCTCCAGGTACTAAAAGTCTAGAGACTGGAATTATGGCATCCCTGGTTTCTCTATTAAAATAATCGGCATCGATGGATAGTTTACTATCGAATAATCTTGCGGTAATACCAAAGTTGGTTTCCTCTGTTACTTCCCACTTTAAAGCTTCAAAGTCACTGCTAGTAATAAGCCCTGGGAATCGGGTATCGCCAAAAGAAGCAATAGTTTCCTCGGAAGTGATTCCTCCTGAACTTGAAGCTACATTCGCATTCCCTAATTCACCCCAACTGGCTCTTAGCTTTAAAAAATCAAAAACGCCATTGTTTTCCATAAAAGGTTCGCTGGAAACTACCCAACCTGCACCAATTGTTGGGAAATACCCCCATTTTTCCTGGTATTTATTCGTACCATCAGCACGGAATGTACCATATAATAAATACTTATCGTCAAAATTATAAGCTACACGCCCAAAATAAGAGAAGAAATATTGTCTAGCCCCATCATCACCTGTAACTCGGTCGCCATTTCCTCTTTCGGTCAAATCGATATCATCCGACAAATCTAAAAAATAAGATTCATCACCTATTCCAAGTCCATTAGGGAAGTTTATGCCTTTTGCCTCAAGCTGTTCAAATGACCGGTCTCTAAACGAAGTACCCGCCAAAACAGTTAAGTTGTGTTTCCCCAAATTATTGTTATAAGTCAAGGTATTATCCCATGTTTGTTCAGAAAGTGTCTCATTTCTTTTGATTAATTCTGCAGTATTCCTGTTAGCAGTCCCAATACCAAAAGAAAATGGAAGCCTCACCTCTCTAACTTCAAGCGTTTCAAAATTGTGAAAATATGCTGTTTTAAAATCTAATTTATCGGGAATAACTTCGTATTGCAAATCAAAAGTCATCAGCGTATTTCGGATTTTACTTCTATTTTCTGTATTTTCCATCACCGGAAAAGGGTTTTGAGTCCCCCTATACCCTAAATCATTTGCATTGGCATAAGGTCTTGGAAACGCATCGGTTTTGGATGGATCGAGAACCGGCATAGTTGGTACCGCAAAATATGCCAAAGCAAATGCTGTTTCTTCTGGACGGTATCTGGTTGCATTGCTTAAAAGTGCTGAAACGCCAACTTTTAATCGATCGCTTACATCAACATTTAATTTGGTTCTAATGTTAAAACGTTCATAATCGTTTTTCATTCTAAGTATACCTTCTTGCTCAAATTGGCTTAACCCAACAGAATAGGTAATATTATCTGCACCTCCGGTAACACCCAAACTATGGTTTTGAATCAGCGCATTACGCAAAATTAAATCATACCAGTCTGTATTAACATCTGGAACATTTGGATTGATCCTACTTCTTCCGTAACGCTGCATGGCATTTTCAATAAACTGAGCTTCTGCATCAGAACCAGATTCCCTAGCCAAAGTCGCAAACTGTTCTGAATTTGAAAGTTTCACAACATTATGAGCTATTTGAACACCTTGATAGCCATTGTAAGTAATTTGAGGTTTCTGATTACGTTTACCTGAATGTGTTTCAATGAGTATAACACCATTTGCTGCTCTTACCCCATAAATTGCAGATGCAGACGCATCTTTCAAAACCGAAATAGTTTTTATGTCTTCAGTATTCAAAAAATCAATATCATCATAGAATGCACCGTCTACAACATAAAGAGGATCTGAGGCTCCATCTCCAGTGTAAGACCCTAGACCACGAACTCGCACTGTTGGTGATGTCCCCGGAGCACCACTACTTACTACCTGTAAACCTGCCACTTTTCCTTGTAGTGATTGCATGGCAGCTGCAGCTGGTGTTCTAGTAATGTCATCAGCTTTAATGGTAGTAATAGCACCTGTTAAATCTGCTTTCTTCTGCGTACCGTAACCAATAACCACGACCTCATCTAATGAAGCAATGTCTGGTTCAAGCGAAATATTTACAGTCGTTTGGTCTTGAATTTGTATCTCGACCGTTTTAAAACCCAGAGAGCTGAATTCTAAAATTTCTCCTTTGTTAACATTAATGGAATAGCCGCCATCAAAGTCTGTACTTACTCCTCTTATTGTGCCTTGTACAATGACATTAACTCCTGGTACAGGCAGATCATCTTCGGCACTTGTAACAATACCACTGATTGTTTTATCCTGAGCAAAAGCATGAAGTGTAAACAAAAGAATTAACAGTAAAGTAAATCTTGTTTTCATATAGTTTTAATTTAGAATGTTAGTTTGATACTAAATTATAAAGTATGGGGGTGCTCATCAAAAAATGACTTACACATAAATTACGTCATATGTGAAAAAAAATGAAAAAATCGCTATTGACGTATATTATAGCTACAAAAAATAAGCAGAAACATTAGGATTAAATAAGTTATGACGTAGTTTTGGCGTAGTATTCTTAAATGGGAATTTAAGAATTTTAATACTATTTATTTAAAATCTAGCAAATATTCACTTAAAGATTTGTCATTTTCTAAATTTAACTTGCGTTTTAATCGATATCTATGAGTTTCTAACCCTCTAATGGACACATTCATCAATGGCGCAATCTCTTTAGTTAGTAAATTCATTTTTATGTAAGCACAAATCTTCAAATCTTTATGTGTTAGTTTAGGATGCTTTGCTTTTAATTGATTGAAAAACTCTTCGTGTACTTGATTGAAATTATATTCAAATATTTCCCATTCATCTTCATGCCCTATGGAGTTATCTATTTTTCTCAATAGCCGTTTGTATGTAGATGAATTATCAAAACCTTCTTTATTTCTTATAAGTTCATTTTTAATTTCCAGCATGGACTCATTTTTTTTCACTAAAGCCATAGCTGTATTTGCCAATTGTTTACTTTTTAACTTGACTTCATTTTTTAAAGATTGATTTTTTAGCTGTACTATCTTCTTATCATTTTCTATGGTTTTCTCTTTCAAAAGTACTTCTTGCTCCTTTACAAATTTATCGTGTAAAATCTTTTGTTCTTTTTTGATTTTTCTTTTATGTAATCCATATACAATACCTCCTATGATTAAGGCCATTATAAAGTAGAACAAACTATTTTTGTACCACGGTGGTAAAATTGTAATCTGAATTATTTTTTCGGGAGAGACTTCACCCGATAGGTTTGTCGCTCTAAAATGAATACTATAATCTCCATTACTTAAACTCGATAATTCTAATCTCTCATTATCCATTTTATACCAGTTTAAAGCGTCTGATGTAGTAATGGCATACTCAAAAAAGTGGTTTTTTGATAGTGGTGACGATATGGAAATACTTATACTTTTATTAAAGGGAAACTCATAAACTTGTTCATGATTAATATCAACCAAGGTTTTATCTATTTCTACATGCTCAATAATGGGTTTCTGAAGTGTATCGCTTCTCTTTTTTGCTGTGTTATTTATTAACATAAAACCATCATATAGGTTTAATGTATATATGGAGTCATTAAGTTGTGAAACACTTTCTGCGTCTACTACGAGTCTTTTTTGAATAAGTTCATTAGGAAGATTCAAGCCTTTTTTATCCTCAGTTAATGATAGAAAAGTAATTTTATCGTTAGCATTATTGGTTACTAACTCATTAGCACCGGATTCGGAGATAATATCTGCATCTGTTCCAAAGGAATTGTTTAATAAATCGTGCGGAACGATACTATCAATCAAGGCCTCATATTTCTGCCAACCTCTATTTGTTTTAAAACAAATATCATTTTTAATTTTATGGACTTTAATACTAAAATCTGACCATAGTCCTTTATTCTTATAATTTTCAAACGTTACAATACTATCATAGCTTTTATCAAACCTCACTCTAAACAAACCTTTATAAGCATGAGCCGCCCATGCCGTATGTGCATCTTCAAAAACTAAATATTTTATTGGTATCGTTTTATTTCCCATGTGCCTGGAGTTCCATTTCCCTTCAGAAATATCAAATCTCACTAATCCTCCATAGGTGCCTTGAATAAAGGTGGTTTTCATTTCTGGAACTTTTTTAATCACCCAGCCTCCTGTAAATTCGGATATTTTTCTTAGTTTATTGTTTTCAACAAGATAAGTTCCATCATTATGTCCGCATAATAGTTGTCCGTTAATTTCTTTTAAACTCCAAACTTGTCCCTGAGAGCCTTCAATAAAATTAAGATCACCTTCTTTTAAATAAAACAGCCCTGTATTACTTCCCAGGTATAGTGTGTTTCTATAACTTATTACATCATAAACCGCACCTAATTTCCCCGAAGTGTCATTGTATAAAGTATGATTATAGTCCAGGTCTATTTCCGCTATACCATTATCTAGCCCCACCCACAAATTATTGTTACTTCCTAATTCATGACCTAAAA from Flavivirga abyssicola includes the following:
- a CDS encoding glycoside hydrolase family 3 N-terminal domain-containing protein; this translates as MINTLTKAYIFLLIMTVFSCRTDSKNVVSKVSNVTPFDIKVDSLMSLMTLQEKIGQTVMYSGGWTVTGPTVSSNNKKYIKEGNVGAMLNVYSAKGTRDLQKLAVEETRLGIPLLFGYDVIHGFRTIFPINLGLAASWDLDDIEKGSRIAAEEASAEGIHWTFAPMVDIGRDPRWGRISEGAGEDVYLGSEIAKAYVKGFQGEDLSKHNTILACAKHFVGYGAAQAGRDYHTVNMGEDELRNVYLPPFKATVEAGVETFMTAFNEVNGVPATGNKFIFRDILREEWNFSGFVVTDYTAINELVPHGFAEDEKHATKLAIDAGIDMDMMSSANRLYLEELVNEGNVDEALINDACRRILLTKYKLGLFDDPYRYCDEQREKEVVYKPEFLEAARKSAAMCSVLLKNEDKGLPLNNNQTIALIGPLAKDKENIIGNWAAAGDRKGKAISVYEGIQEYLGDSKIIYAKGCEIEGDDKSEFKSAINAAKRADKVVMVMGEDYDMSGEAASRTNIKLPGRQTDLIKAIRKAVPNKKIILVLMNGRPLDLSEEDHLADAILETWFPGTSGGSGVADVLFGTHNPSGKLPVTFPRTLGQVPIYYNMKNTGRPIPPNNPKEDYKSNYIDSPNTPLYPFGHGLSYTHFEYSDFKLSATTIGFSDTLTASVTITNTGDYDGSEVAQLYVHDKVGSITRPVKELKGFKKIALKKGESKTVSFDLTVEDLKFYNNDTFTVEPGTFEIAIKGTSDFDFEHMFILDKHD
- a CDS encoding glucoamylase family protein, with translation MLRYSLILLCVVCFSCGKDNGPGYQEPYIPGSDDDPTGVVPLSDEDMMDLTQKETFKYFWDFAHSSSGAAKERYHPDNPTLNQNVVTTGGTGFGLMSILVGIERDFITREQGISRLSKILTFLKNADRFHGAWSHWIDGNSGNALPFSTKDNGGDLVETAFLVQGLICIKEYFKNGSDTEKALAEQADELWKGVEWNWYTQNQEVLYWHWSPNYGFDINLKLTGYNEVLITYILAAASPDYTIDKTDYEKGWAKNGAITSSTSQYGFPLVLRHSGGSNFGGPLFFSHYSFLGLNPRNLTDQYGNYWNLVVNHTKINRQYCIANPKNYIDYGEDCWGLTASYSRNTDGSRGYSAHSPSNDKGVVSPTAAICSIPYTPTESLKVMHYLYQNKDKLLGPAGFYDAFSPHYNFWVTEAYLAIDQGPQIIMIENHRTGLLWNLFMQNEDVKKGLDKLGFNY
- a CDS encoding glucoamylase family protein — translated: MKHELFTLLIVLTIFFNCKNDGKNNDNTINSKNTTIILDDEALLDTIQKQTFNYFWDGAEPNSGLAPERLHMDDIYPTSPKHTVTIGGTGFGMMAILVGVKRGFITREQALGRFVKMINFLEKADRYHGAWPHWLDGQTGKMMPFSKKDNGGDLVETAFLVQGMLTVAEYFKGGNEEEQKLVEKIDKLWHDVEWDWYTKGEDVLYWHWSPEYNWDMDFPVGGYNECLIMYVLAASSPTHAVNESVYHKGWARNGDIVSNETYYGEDLILDYYEHDKSPVGPMFWAHYSYTGLNPKGLSDTYADYWKLVQNQAKIHYKHAVANPKNYKGYGDSIWGLTSSYSVKGYKGHRPDKDLGVIAPTAALSSFPYTPKESMQMLKKLYKDHDSLIGKYGPYDAFSFEHNWYTPRYLAIDQGPIPVMIENYRSGMLWNFFMANKDIQKGLDKLGFTHKKDE
- a CDS encoding LamG-like jellyroll fold domain-containing protein, with the protein product MKKIINSILALLLILLVFSCDNGIDSITAVDPGPDAGAPVISITSPTEGLTLKVNEVFASVDIKFEAADDIELKSVAVSIDNVQLNNFDSFIDYRRLVVDNLIYDQIADGDHELKVVATDISDKTTIETINFTKEPAYIPKYPNEILYIAFDGDYTDLVSLEKAAVEGTPGFNDDNLNGASSYMGAQESYLTFPADRFKNNEFSAIFWMKVNDAPNKNGVKRAGVVTLRSPMVDGKHDLKKGFTFFREDVAGNQRFKLNVGSGEKNHWFDGNTAADVDPTADKWVNFAFTIAGNEATVYIDGQVVKTGPHDGIDWTDCNILSIMSGAPNFTQWNHWSDQSLLDEFRIFDRAISQQEILQIMADDSGEFVSGYTPTYAGEMFYMPFDGNYNELFRDLEAAKVGTPGFAGESVEGTDAYAGATDSYLTFPTDERGALTTNEFSATCWYKVNNDPNRAGILAMRSPMTDGGTKNDLTKGFSFFREDAGGMQRFKLNVGLGSANQWVDGGATADVDPSVDKWIHLAFTIASDKATVYIDGEVVAENALASPVDWTGVDILSVMSGAPNFTQWNHWSDLSLMDELRLYDKALSQSEIQTIMGN
- a CDS encoding RagB/SusD family nutrient uptake outer membrane protein; this translates as MIQIKINKLSALIILLCVMLTGCSNELNQPELNNNFAGGTDFSKTDEMVFSLIGVYAEVSYRNWERPLVISTRGDDVNAAGDQQGLKNQDRYVYDNSFFGSRTLWEGYYGTIITAHTAMEQISRYMELADDEGVALGEQYIAEAKVLRSILLLQLSQVYGAVFIPESSNLNDFANVTSVPSKDEVMQHISDQMDEAIPFLLDMRPNERTDLPGGVTKYTALMIKASANQELKNYQAVADATGQIISSGKFSLYPDFYELFKTPGKLSDESLFEMQFSDFGQGTGENVSHLYAPYGPQGWTPAVDGASGGWGFFEPSMKYIEFMLDRGEDERLETSVLFTQKGIDSIIATTTYTSATLPNFVSNTTRDGDQLNDSERAIFSSGKHYMPTNQLIGERRAYGSNKNYIIFRYAETLLMYAEALIQGASNSAMTADQAVNMVRERAGLTPLSGVNLDQLVDEKYAELAMEWGKRFFDMVRLERYNELSYEGRTFTADKKFVTYHQDQIDEFPILGDLID